The following proteins are encoded in a genomic region of Xanthomonas cassavae CFBP 4642:
- a CDS encoding translocation/assembly module TamB domain-containing protein: MSTPTPPSVPRRARFYRRRRFWVGSGLTVLGLVLLALIAIYWLLQTVAGRDVLLAQVVARLPVGATFTYGSVEGPVAGPLTLRNVDFKYQDIHFTAERVYLEPDLRPLLGRKLQLDAVQVSNATLNLGKSDEPFKLPSWPESLPQITVPLAIQADKIDVQNLRITQLQQPMIVLRKMQGGLEVATGELRTRDLVIDTDMGDFRLHGDYIPNDDYRADLTATAVLPAARGRTLASLGLVARGDLDKMEVAIAGRAPAPLQASLVFTGRDDPSWAFKAVTEALDTSLLMPATNGEYAAPATPIALNLQASGKGGNADLQGSVKQGELSATLQPSHISLLDQVITVEPLVIDTFEGRTQLRGTADFRDSQNPSFRFAVNASGLRFTPTPDPATPDAPVVPVELVDARLGVAGNLKAWAAIGRATVERDGQQAALVFDSRGNDQRAQLKQVQATTPGGALDLTGEVGWTPELQWDVTAQLAKFDPGYFVPGWNGNLSGKIASRGRQLPAPAGGVSPGFEATADIPSLTGQLRQRALSANGKFALRGEQGEGELQLALGASRITAKGKIGDQLDIAAQLQPLQLDDVLPGATGTMRGQLQVSGRRDAPDITADLVGNGLRWNTYSAQSISLRGRLPWRGSDGQLALQGTAIEAGVVLDSVRVQARGAVEALRLDADIANSMANVALQGDARRNGERWQGQVATLRIAPAKGDGWALRQPAQFSTDGAAFTLSDTCLGAATGGALCASANWPREGMVVHGDALPLSLVQPWLPKQEGRQIYLRGELSLDGSFKPRGNAWEGSFRIASPEGGIRLGETRYAAVAGNPNRGELLRYDQFSVQADFTPQQIQAKLGIGFQGAGFVDAKFNTGWDAYAPLNGELYLNMSRLYWLELVVADVVRPKGLVEGHVSLRGTRDKPLLGGDATLSDFTAEYPSMGLTLSEGKGRFDALPDGSAKITASAKSGPGTLTIDGGLSWFGTSTPLLLNIRGDNVLAYNTSELRIIANPEMQFGIADNTMQLRGKVTVPEADIDLERLDRGTSVSEDVVVLDPVDPEETPASPLDMDLAIVLGDKVNMSGFGLKGGLSGQMQIRARPGREMTANGGLDVRGRYKAYGQDLTISRGQLTWNNNIVSDPRVSLRAERKVGDVTAGIDVSGRAESPRADVWSEPAMSQSEALSYLVLGRGLSTASSDETQQVSAASAALSAGSSLIASQIGAKLGLDEAGVSESSTVGSVVGFGKYLSPKLYVGYGVSMVGSGSVLTLKYLLSRGFDIEAESSTVETKGSINWRREK; the protein is encoded by the coding sequence GTGAGTACGCCCACGCCGCCCTCTGTACCGCGCCGCGCGCGTTTCTATCGCCGACGCCGGTTCTGGGTGGGCTCCGGGCTGACCGTGCTGGGGCTGGTGTTGCTGGCCCTGATCGCCATCTACTGGCTGCTGCAGACCGTGGCCGGGCGTGACGTGTTGCTGGCGCAGGTCGTCGCGCGCCTGCCGGTTGGCGCCACCTTTACCTACGGCAGCGTCGAAGGCCCGGTCGCCGGTCCGCTGACCCTGCGCAATGTCGACTTCAAGTATCAGGACATCCACTTCACCGCCGAGCGCGTGTATCTGGAGCCGGACCTGCGGCCGCTGCTCGGCCGCAAGCTGCAGCTGGATGCCGTGCAGGTCAGCAACGCCACGTTGAACCTGGGCAAGAGCGACGAACCGTTCAAGCTCCCCAGCTGGCCAGAATCGCTGCCGCAGATCACCGTGCCGCTGGCGATCCAGGCCGACAAGATCGATGTGCAGAACCTGCGCATCACCCAGTTGCAGCAGCCGATGATCGTGCTGCGCAAGATGCAGGGTGGCCTGGAAGTGGCCACCGGCGAACTGCGTACGCGCGATCTGGTGATCGACACCGATATGGGCGATTTCCGCCTGCACGGGGATTACATCCCCAACGACGATTACCGCGCCGATCTCACCGCCACTGCGGTGCTGCCGGCCGCACGTGGCCGCACCCTGGCCAGCCTGGGGCTGGTGGCGCGCGGGGACCTGGACAAGATGGAAGTGGCTATCGCCGGCCGTGCACCGGCGCCGCTGCAGGCCAGCCTGGTCTTCACCGGCCGCGACGATCCCAGCTGGGCGTTCAAGGCGGTGACCGAGGCGCTGGACACCTCGCTGCTGATGCCGGCCACCAATGGGGAGTACGCCGCCCCGGCCACACCGATCGCACTGAACCTGCAGGCCTCCGGCAAGGGCGGCAACGCCGACCTGCAAGGCAGCGTCAAGCAGGGCGAGTTGAGCGCCACCTTGCAGCCATCGCACATCAGCCTGCTGGACCAGGTCATCACCGTCGAGCCGCTGGTGATCGACACCTTCGAAGGCCGCACCCAGCTGCGCGGCACCGCCGATTTCCGCGACTCCCAGAACCCGAGCTTCCGTTTTGCGGTCAACGCCAGCGGCCTGCGCTTCACCCCGACGCCCGACCCGGCCACCCCCGATGCGCCGGTGGTGCCGGTGGAACTGGTCGATGCGCGCCTGGGCGTGGCCGGCAATCTGAAGGCATGGGCGGCGATCGGTCGCGCCACGGTAGAGCGCGATGGGCAGCAGGCCGCGCTGGTGTTCGACAGCCGCGGCAACGATCAACGTGCGCAGCTCAAGCAGGTGCAGGCCACGACCCCGGGCGGTGCGCTGGATCTCACCGGCGAGGTGGGCTGGACCCCGGAGCTGCAGTGGGATGTCACTGCCCAGCTGGCCAAGTTCGACCCGGGTTATTTCGTCCCGGGCTGGAACGGCAACCTGTCCGGCAAGATCGCCTCCAGGGGCCGCCAGCTGCCGGCGCCGGCCGGTGGCGTGTCACCGGGCTTCGAGGCCACTGCAGACATTCCCAGCCTGACCGGCCAGTTGCGTCAGCGCGCGCTGTCGGCCAATGGCAAGTTCGCCCTGCGTGGCGAACAGGGCGAGGGCGAGCTGCAACTGGCGCTGGGCGCCAGCCGCATCACCGCCAAGGGCAAGATCGGCGACCAGCTGGACATCGCCGCGCAGCTGCAGCCGTTGCAGCTGGACGATGTGCTGCCCGGCGCCACCGGCACGATGCGCGGGCAGCTGCAGGTCAGCGGCCGTCGCGACGCGCCCGACATCACTGCCGACCTGGTCGGCAACGGCTTACGCTGGAACACCTACAGCGCGCAGAGCATCAGCTTGCGCGGGCGTCTGCCGTGGCGCGGCAGCGACGGGCAGCTGGCCTTGCAGGGCACGGCGATCGAGGCCGGCGTGGTGCTGGACAGCGTGCGCGTGCAGGCACGCGGTGCGGTGGAAGCGCTGCGCCTGGATGCCGATATCGCCAACAGCATGGCCAACGTCGCGCTGCAGGGCGATGCCCGTCGCAATGGCGAGCGCTGGCAGGGCCAGGTCGCCACGCTGCGGATCGCACCGGCCAAGGGCGATGGCTGGGCACTGCGCCAGCCAGCGCAGTTCAGCACCGATGGCGCCGCGTTTACGCTGTCCGACACCTGCCTGGGCGCGGCCACCGGCGGCGCGCTGTGCGCCAGCGCCAACTGGCCGCGCGAGGGGATGGTGGTGCATGGCGACGCGCTGCCGCTGTCGCTGGTGCAGCCGTGGCTGCCCAAGCAGGAAGGTCGGCAGATCTACCTGCGTGGCGAGCTGTCGCTGGATGGCAGCTTCAAGCCGCGCGGCAATGCCTGGGAAGGCTCGTTCCGCATCGCCTCGCCCGAAGGCGGCATCCGCCTGGGCGAAACCCGCTACGCGGCGGTGGCCGGCAACCCCAATCGCGGCGAGTTGCTGCGCTACGACCAGTTCAGCGTGCAGGCCGATTTCACCCCGCAGCAGATCCAGGCCAAGCTGGGTATCGGCTTCCAGGGCGCCGGCTTTGTCGATGCCAAGTTCAACACCGGCTGGGATGCCTACGCGCCGCTCAACGGCGAGTTGTATCTCAACATGTCGCGGCTGTACTGGCTGGAGCTGGTGGTGGCCGATGTGGTGCGGCCCAAGGGTCTGGTCGAAGGCCATGTCAGCCTGCGCGGCACCCGCGACAAGCCGCTGCTGGGCGGCGATGCTACCTTGAGCGATTTCACTGCCGAATACCCGTCGATGGGTTTGACCCTGAGCGAGGGCAAGGGCCGCTTCGACGCGCTACCGGACGGCTCGGCCAAGATCACCGCCTCGGCCAAGTCCGGCCCCGGCACGCTCACCATCGACGGCGGGCTGTCGTGGTTCGGCACCAGCACGCCGTTGCTACTGAATATCCGCGGCGACAACGTGCTGGCCTACAACACCAGCGAGCTGCGCATCATCGCCAACCCGGAGATGCAGTTCGGCATCGCCGACAACACCATGCAGCTGCGCGGCAAGGTCACGGTACCGGAGGCGGATATCGACCTGGAACGGCTCGATCGCGGCACCTCGGTCTCGGAGGACGTGGTGGTGCTGGACCCGGTGGATCCGGAAGAAACCCCGGCCTCGCCGCTGGATATGGACCTGGCCATCGTGCTCGGCGACAAGGTCAACATGAGCGGCTTCGGCCTCAAGGGCGGGCTGAGCGGACAGATGCAGATCCGCGCGCGCCCGGGCCGCGAGATGACCGCCAACGGCGGGCTGGACGTGCGCGGCCGTTACAAGGCCTACGGCCAGGACCTGACCATCAGCCGCGGCCAGCTGACTTGGAACAACAACATCGTCTCCGATCCACGCGTTAGCCTGCGCGCAGAACGCAAGGTCGGCGACGTCACCGCCGGCATCGACGTCAGCGGCCGCGCCGAATCGCCGCGTGCCGATGTGTGGTCGGAGCCGGCGATGTCGCAATCCGAAGCGCTGTCCTACCTGGTGCTCGGCCGCGGCCTGTCCACCGCCAGCAGCGACGAAACCCAGCAGGTCAGCGCCGCCTCGGCCGCCCTGTCGGCCGGCAGCAGCCTGATCGCCTCGCAGATCGGCGCCAAGCTCGGCCTGGACGAAGCAGGGGTGAGCGAATCCAGCACCGTCGGCTCGGTGGTGGGCTTCGGCAAGTATCTCTCGCCAAAACTCTACGTCGGCTACGGCGTCTCGATGGTCGGCAGCGGCTCGGTCCTGACGCTCAAATACCTGCTCAGCCGCGGCTTCGACATCGAAGCCGAATCGAGCACGGTGGAGACCAAGGGCTCGATCAATTGGCGGCGGGAGAAGTAG
- a CDS encoding autotransporter assembly complex protein TamA, whose amino-acid sequence MLKVAFALSLLCTVFLPLPAVARATIDKIEIKGLDDGDDAEMIENIEVSLSLYEAVGKEQGESRLEYLLAQAERQTREALEPFGYYSPTIELAAPRSGDRVTVVITVNRGEPVRVRTSHISISGWAEQDRYLGQDLKQFEPREGQVFSHPQYEASKVRITRRLAERGYFDADFTQRRVAVTRAEYAADIDLNWDSGRRYDMGKVRFDYDYFRDGLFDPLVYWDEGSYYHEGKLDRLRESLTKLDYFSTIDIQPKPEEAGADGRVPVDVKLTRAKRTVYTSGLSYGSESGAGVRGGVERRYVNSRGHKMDTQLDYAQNRKSLTTSYRVPAFRWLDGWYTASARLYDEQTEYIDLRNVKLTGSRSGQINERWSAIASINALRERWRFSSGDDFEGAVYETSTLVYPQLQANYVNVDDRLFPRSGVSGQMFIRGGAEGAGSDTNFGQLYGQLRWFLGAGDNGRLILRGEGGTTWTSDLVAMPPSLRFFAGGANSIRGYAFREVGPRTPKPDEFALGAKNVVTASAEYEHYLKGGPWGGAVFVDGGSAFDDRPDWHTGIGFGLRWRSPVGPVRVDIAHGLNDPDSQFQLYIDIGANL is encoded by the coding sequence ATGCTTAAAGTCGCGTTTGCTCTCTCCCTGCTGTGTACCGTGTTCCTGCCGCTACCAGCGGTTGCACGCGCAACTATCGACAAGATCGAGATCAAGGGGCTGGACGACGGCGACGATGCCGAGATGATCGAGAACATCGAGGTCTCGTTGTCTCTATATGAGGCCGTGGGCAAGGAGCAGGGCGAGTCGCGACTGGAGTACCTGCTGGCGCAGGCCGAGCGGCAGACGCGCGAGGCGCTGGAGCCGTTCGGCTACTACTCGCCGACCATCGAACTGGCCGCGCCGCGCAGTGGCGACCGGGTGACGGTGGTGATTACGGTGAACCGCGGCGAGCCGGTGAGGGTGCGCACCTCGCATATCTCCATCAGCGGCTGGGCCGAGCAGGACCGCTACCTGGGCCAGGATCTCAAGCAGTTCGAACCGCGCGAAGGCCAGGTCTTCAGCCATCCGCAGTACGAGGCCAGCAAGGTGCGCATCACTCGCCGGCTGGCCGAGCGCGGGTACTTCGATGCCGACTTCACCCAGCGCCGGGTGGCAGTGACGCGCGCCGAATATGCCGCCGACATCGACCTGAACTGGGACAGCGGCCGCCGCTACGACATGGGCAAGGTGCGCTTCGACTATGACTACTTTCGCGATGGCCTGTTCGATCCCCTGGTCTACTGGGACGAGGGCAGCTACTACCACGAGGGCAAGCTGGACCGGTTGCGTGAGTCGCTGACCAAGCTGGATTACTTCAGCACCATCGACATCCAGCCCAAGCCGGAAGAAGCCGGTGCCGATGGCCGCGTGCCGGTGGACGTCAAGCTCACCCGCGCCAAGCGCACCGTCTACACCTCCGGCCTGAGTTATGGCAGCGAGAGCGGCGCCGGTGTGCGCGGCGGGGTGGAGAGGCGCTATGTCAATTCGCGCGGCCACAAGATGGACACGCAGCTGGATTACGCGCAGAACCGCAAGAGCCTGACCACCAGCTACCGCGTGCCGGCGTTCCGCTGGCTGGATGGCTGGTACACCGCCTCGGCGCGGCTCTACGACGAGCAGACCGAGTACATCGACCTGCGCAACGTCAAGCTCACCGGCAGCCGCAGCGGCCAGATCAACGAGCGCTGGAGCGCGATCGCCTCGATCAACGCCTTGCGCGAGCGTTGGCGCTTCAGCAGCGGCGACGACTTCGAAGGCGCGGTGTACGAGACCTCTACCCTGGTTTACCCGCAGCTGCAGGCCAACTACGTCAACGTCGACGACCGGCTGTTTCCGCGCAGCGGGGTGTCGGGGCAGATGTTCATCCGCGGTGGCGCCGAAGGGGCCGGCTCGGACACCAATTTTGGCCAGCTGTATGGGCAACTGCGCTGGTTCCTGGGCGCCGGCGACAACGGCCGGCTGATCCTGCGCGGCGAAGGCGGCACCACCTGGACCAGCGACCTGGTGGCGATGCCGCCCAGCCTGCGGTTCTTTGCCGGCGGCGCCAACAGTATCCGCGGCTATGCCTTCCGCGAAGTCGGTCCACGCACGCCCAAGCCGGACGAATTCGCGCTCGGCGCCAAGAACGTGGTCACCGCCAGCGCCGAATACGAGCATTACCTCAAGGGCGGCCCCTGGGGTGGGGCGGTGTTCGTCGATGGTGGTAGCGCCTTCGACGACCGCCCGGACTGGCACACCGGCATCGGCTTCGGTCTGCGCTGGCGCTCGCCGGTGGGGCCGGTGCGGGTGGACATCGCGCACGGGTTGAACGATCCCGACTCGCAGTTCCAGCTCTATATCGATATCGGGGCCAATCTGTGA
- a CDS encoding MvdC/MvdD family ATP grasp protein yields the protein MRDTYKKSVLINSLDGDFHAAVFGQALSKRGSRIIRWNAEDYPTKSSVSIRYAQGYADVRISTGGHHFNEDDIGVVWNRRRRVPEVPKVIDVRDRQFVQMELDSAFHAHKSLFRKAFWINKGISADACDLKIHQLLVAQTVGLLIPRTLISNSPEEIRTFIEGAGEHIYKPLTGYVWQEQGSVTQTFTAKVTAELLPQNSLLAATPGIFQAKVPKKYEARIQFFGRFYGGVRIESHTLGGGDLDWRIGQGGIKACAPAVLPEEIYHKCLNLMERLDIVSGGFDFIIDENDQWVFLGMV from the coding sequence ATGCGTGATACTTACAAAAAATCCGTACTGATCAACTCTCTCGACGGGGATTTCCATGCAGCCGTCTTTGGGCAAGCGCTGTCTAAGCGCGGCAGCCGCATCATCCGATGGAATGCCGAGGACTATCCCACTAAATCTTCGGTGAGTATCAGGTATGCACAAGGGTATGCGGATGTACGAATCAGCACAGGGGGGCATCATTTTAATGAAGATGACATCGGTGTCGTCTGGAACAGGCGTCGGCGTGTCCCGGAAGTTCCGAAGGTCATCGACGTCAGGGATCGCCAGTTCGTTCAAATGGAACTGGATTCGGCGTTCCATGCGCACAAGTCGCTCTTTAGAAAGGCGTTCTGGATTAACAAGGGCATTAGCGCGGACGCCTGTGACCTGAAGATTCATCAGCTCTTGGTGGCGCAAACTGTTGGGCTGCTCATTCCGCGAACGCTGATTAGCAACAGCCCTGAGGAAATTCGTACCTTCATTGAAGGTGCTGGGGAGCATATCTACAAGCCACTAACAGGCTATGTGTGGCAAGAGCAAGGTTCAGTAACCCAGACATTTACCGCGAAAGTGACGGCGGAGCTATTGCCCCAGAATAGCCTGCTAGCTGCAACTCCAGGGATCTTCCAAGCCAAGGTTCCGAAAAAGTATGAGGCGCGTATCCAGTTCTTTGGTCGTTTCTACGGCGGGGTGAGGATTGAGTCCCACACGCTGGGCGGTGGAGACCTCGACTGGAGAATAGGACAAGGCGGCATCAAGGCGTGTGCGCCGGCAGTTCTTCCCGAAGAAATCTACCACAAATGTCTCAACCTCATGGAGCGGCTCGACATTGTCAGCGGCGGATTTGATTTCATCATCGATGAGAATGATCAATGGGTCTTCCTAGGGATGGTCTGA
- the tuf gene encoding elongation factor Tu, which yields MAKAKFERTKPHVNVGTIGHVDHGKTTLTAALTKIGAERFGGEFKAYDAIDAAPEEKARGITISTAHVEYESPTRHYAHVDCPGHADYVKNMITGAAQMDGAILVCSAADGPMPQTREHILLSRQVGVPHIVVFLNKADMVDDAELLELVEMEVRELLSKYDFPGDDTPIIHGSARLALDGDQSDIGVPAILKLVDALDSFIPEPTRDVDRPFLMPVEDVFSISGRGTVVTGRIERGIIKVGDEIEIVGIRDTQKTTVTGVEMFRKLLDQGQAGDNAGLLLRGTKRDDVERGQVLCKPGSIKPHTEFEAEVYVLSKDEGGRHTPFFKGYRPQFYFRTTDITGACQLPEGVEMVMPGDNVKMVVTLINPVAMDEGLRFAIREGGRTVGAGVVAKIVK from the coding sequence ATGGCAAAAGCTAAATTCGAGCGCACCAAGCCGCACGTGAACGTCGGCACCATCGGTCACGTCGACCATGGCAAGACCACGTTGACCGCCGCGCTGACCAAGATCGGTGCAGAGCGTTTCGGTGGCGAGTTCAAGGCGTACGACGCGATCGACGCAGCGCCGGAAGAGAAGGCGCGCGGCATCACGATTTCGACCGCACACGTCGAATACGAATCCCCGACCCGCCACTACGCGCACGTTGACTGCCCCGGCCACGCCGACTACGTCAAGAACATGATCACCGGCGCAGCGCAGATGGACGGCGCGATCCTGGTGTGTTCGGCGGCTGACGGCCCGATGCCGCAGACCCGCGAGCACATCCTGCTCTCGCGTCAGGTCGGTGTGCCGCACATCGTGGTGTTCCTGAACAAGGCCGACATGGTCGACGACGCCGAGCTGCTCGAGCTGGTCGAGATGGAAGTGCGCGAGCTGCTGAGCAAGTACGACTTCCCGGGCGACGACACCCCGATCATCCACGGTTCGGCGCGTCTGGCGCTGGACGGCGACCAGAGCGACATCGGCGTGCCGGCGATCCTGAAGCTGGTCGATGCCCTGGATAGCTTCATTCCGGAGCCGACCCGCGACGTGGACCGTCCGTTCCTGATGCCGGTCGAGGATGTGTTCTCGATTTCCGGCCGCGGCACCGTGGTGACCGGTCGTATCGAGCGCGGCATCATCAAGGTGGGCGACGAAATCGAAATCGTCGGTATCCGCGACACGCAGAAGACCACCGTCACCGGCGTGGAAATGTTCCGCAAGCTGCTGGACCAGGGTCAGGCAGGCGACAACGCCGGTCTGCTGCTGCGCGGCACCAAGCGTGACGACGTCGAGCGTGGCCAGGTGCTGTGCAAGCCGGGTTCGATCAAGCCGCACACCGAGTTCGAAGCCGAAGTCTACGTGCTGTCCAAGGACGAGGGTGGCCGTCATACCCCGTTCTTCAAGGGCTACCGTCCGCAGTTCTATTTCCGTACCACCGACATCACTGGCGCCTGCCAGCTGCCGGAAGGCGTGGAAATGGTGATGCCGGGCGACAACGTGAAGATGGTCGTGACCCTGATCAACCCGGTTGCGATGGACGAAGGTCTGCGTTTCGCCATCCGCGAAGGTGGCCGTACCGTCGGCGCCGGCGTGGTTGCCAAGATCGTCAAGTAA
- a CDS encoding benzoate/H(+) symporter BenE family transporter, which translates to MPPARSLFRDLSLPAIAAGVVTVLVGFASSAVIVFEAARHMGADQAQVASWMWALGFGMGVTCIGLSLRYRVPVVTAWSTPGAAMLVGSAAGVPLREAIGAFVVAAVLGMAAGFTGVFERAIRRIPVSLASGMLAGVLLRFGLDLFVAMQSQVALALAMLATYLAGRRWFGRYAVIATLLVGVAIAASRGSMHWETVQLELARPVWVMPSLSWAAVVGLALPLFVVTMASQNVPGVAVIRACGYTVPISPTIGWIGVVNTLLAPFGGYALNLAAITAAICMGREAHEDPTRRYAAAVSAGVFYGVIGLFGATVAAVLAAFPRELVMALAGIALLGTIGNSLAAALREDGEREAALITFLVTASGLTLGGIGAAFWGLVAGTLTLVALRPRTLL; encoded by the coding sequence ATGCCGCCAGCCCGCAGCCTGTTCCGCGACCTGTCCCTGCCTGCGATTGCCGCCGGCGTTGTCACTGTCCTGGTCGGATTCGCCAGTTCGGCGGTGATCGTTTTCGAGGCGGCGCGGCATATGGGTGCGGACCAGGCACAGGTCGCCTCGTGGATGTGGGCACTCGGCTTCGGGATGGGCGTGACCTGCATCGGCTTGTCGCTGCGCTATCGGGTACCGGTGGTCACCGCGTGGTCGACGCCGGGGGCAGCGATGTTGGTCGGAAGCGCGGCCGGAGTTCCGCTGCGAGAGGCGATTGGCGCGTTCGTGGTGGCGGCGGTGTTGGGTATGGCTGCCGGATTCACCGGGGTGTTCGAACGGGCGATCCGCAGGATTCCGGTCTCGCTGGCGTCGGGCATGCTGGCTGGCGTGTTGCTGCGCTTCGGACTGGACCTGTTCGTGGCCATGCAAAGCCAGGTGGCGCTGGCATTGGCGATGCTGGCAACCTACCTGGCGGGACGGCGCTGGTTTGGGCGGTACGCAGTGATTGCGACCTTGCTGGTGGGCGTTGCGATCGCAGCCAGCCGCGGATCGATGCACTGGGAGACGGTGCAGCTGGAACTGGCCCGCCCTGTGTGGGTGATGCCATCGCTATCGTGGGCGGCGGTGGTCGGGCTGGCGCTTCCGTTGTTCGTGGTCACCATGGCCTCACAGAACGTCCCTGGCGTGGCGGTGATCCGTGCCTGCGGCTACACGGTGCCGATTTCACCGACGATTGGCTGGATTGGCGTGGTCAATACGCTGCTGGCGCCGTTCGGGGGCTATGCCTTGAACCTGGCCGCGATCACCGCGGCGATCTGCATGGGCCGAGAGGCGCATGAAGACCCGACGCGGCGCTATGCCGCGGCCGTGAGCGCGGGCGTGTTCTATGGGGTGATCGGCCTGTTCGGGGCGACCGTGGCGGCGGTGCTGGCGGCGTTTCCGCGCGAGCTGGTGATGGCCCTTGCCGGAATCGCACTGCTGGGCACGATCGGAAACAGCCTGGCGGCGGCCCTGCGCGAAGACGGCGAACGCGAGGCGGCCTTGATCACCTTTCTGGTCACCGCCTCCGGGCTGACGCTGGGCGGGATCGGCGCGGCCTTCTGGGGCCTGGTGGCCGGCACGCTCACCTTAGTGGCCTTGCGGCCCAGGACATTGCTTTAG
- the bphP gene encoding bacteriophytochrome BphP, producing the protein MTQTTEPLDMDVRAREPIHIPGLIQPYGVLLVIEPADGRIVQASSTAADLLGVPQESLLGMPYTQVLEIPETQPFAVDEQAQHLLHAEARFPARATPPDHPWVAAWHLYPEQWLVEIEPRDARLMDVTLREALPLLRSIERDPGIDEAAVRAAKGLRSMIGFDRVMVYRFDEEWNGDVIAEARQPELEAYLGLHYPASDIPAQARALYLRNRVRQIADVRYQPSPIQPTLHPRLGTPVDLSDVSLRSVSPVHLEYLANMGVTATLVSSIVVNDALWGLIACHHYSRHFTSHAMRDATDAVTRALAGRIGALQAVARARLESVLLTIREKLITDFNDAEHMTVDMLADMAPDLMDVVDADGVAIFHGNDISRHGSAPDVDALRRIRDHIESAHHDALREDAVGALHVDAIGEVFPHLADLAPLAAGFIFVPLMPQSRSALLWTRREQVQQIKWAGNPQLAKLQDIPNSRLSPRKSFDLWQQTVRGRARPWAPLHLESARSLRVLIELMERKRFQQDFTLLEASLSRLRDGVAIIERGAQAGVHRLMFVNPAFADLSQTEVAELIGCDILALLADDAAKAKVELLEEALRLGRAAYVTLPLRTHDGAPVYRQFHLEPLPSPSGVTAHWLLQLRDPE; encoded by the coding sequence GTGACCCAGACCACCGAACCCCTGGACATGGATGTGCGCGCGCGCGAGCCGATCCACATCCCCGGCCTGATCCAGCCCTATGGCGTGCTGTTGGTGATCGAACCGGCCGATGGCCGCATCGTGCAGGCCAGCAGCACCGCCGCCGATCTGCTCGGTGTGCCGCAGGAGTCGCTGCTGGGGATGCCCTACACCCAGGTGCTGGAGATCCCCGAGACGCAGCCTTTCGCGGTGGACGAGCAGGCGCAGCACCTGCTGCATGCCGAGGCGCGCTTCCCCGCGCGTGCCACGCCGCCCGATCACCCCTGGGTGGCCGCCTGGCATCTGTATCCGGAGCAATGGCTGGTCGAGATCGAGCCGCGCGACGCGCGCCTGATGGATGTCACCCTGCGCGAAGCCTTGCCGCTGTTGCGCAGCATCGAGCGCGACCCGGGCATCGACGAGGCCGCCGTGCGTGCGGCCAAGGGCCTGCGCAGCATGATCGGCTTCGACCGGGTCATGGTGTACCGCTTCGACGAAGAGTGGAACGGCGATGTCATCGCCGAAGCCCGCCAGCCCGAGCTGGAAGCCTACCTGGGCTTGCATTACCCGGCCAGCGACATCCCCGCGCAGGCGCGCGCGCTATACCTGCGCAACCGCGTGCGCCAGATCGCCGATGTGCGGTATCAGCCGTCGCCGATCCAGCCCACCCTGCATCCGCGCCTGGGCACGCCGGTGGACCTGAGCGATGTCAGCCTGCGCAGCGTCTCGCCGGTGCACCTGGAATACCTGGCCAACATGGGCGTCACCGCCACCCTGGTGTCCTCGATCGTCGTCAACGACGCGCTGTGGGGGCTGATCGCCTGCCACCACTACAGCCGGCACTTCACCAGCCACGCCATGCGCGATGCCACCGATGCAGTCACCCGCGCGCTGGCCGGGCGCATCGGCGCCTTGCAGGCAGTGGCGCGTGCACGGCTGGAATCGGTATTGCTGACGATCCGCGAAAAGCTGATCACCGATTTCAACGACGCCGAGCACATGACCGTCGACATGCTGGCGGACATGGCGCCGGACCTGATGGACGTAGTGGACGCCGACGGCGTGGCGATCTTCCACGGCAACGACATCAGCCGTCATGGCAGCGCGCCGGATGTGGATGCGCTACGCCGCATCCGCGACCACATCGAATCGGCACACCACGACGCACTGCGCGAGGATGCGGTGGGCGCGCTGCATGTGGATGCGATCGGCGAGGTCTTTCCGCACCTGGCCGACCTGGCGCCATTGGCGGCCGGATTCATCTTCGTCCCGCTGATGCCGCAATCGCGCAGCGCCCTGCTATGGACCCGCCGTGAGCAGGTGCAGCAGATCAAGTGGGCCGGCAACCCGCAGCTGGCCAAGCTGCAGGACATCCCCAACTCGCGGCTGTCGCCACGCAAGAGCTTCGACCTGTGGCAGCAGACGGTGCGCGGGCGTGCCCGCCCGTGGGCACCGCTGCATCTGGAATCGGCGCGCAGCCTGCGGGTGCTGATCGAACTGATGGAGCGTAAGCGCTTCCAGCAGGACTTCACCCTGCTCGAAGCCTCGCTGTCGCGTCTGCGCGACGGCGTGGCCATCATCGAGCGCGGCGCCCAGGCCGGCGTGCACCGGCTGATGTTCGTCAACCCGGCGTTTGCCGACCTGAGCCAGACCGAGGTCGCCGAATTGATCGGCTGCGACATCCTCGCGCTGCTGGCCGACGATGCCGCCAAGGCCAAGGTCGAACTGCTCGAAGAGGCGCTGCGGCTGGGACGCGCGGCCTATGTCACCTTGCCGCTGCGTACCCATGACGGCGCGCCGGTGTATCGCCAGTTCCATCTCGAACCCTTGCCCAGCCCCAGCGGCGTCACCGCGCACTGGCTGCTGCAGTTGCGCGACCCGGAATAA